The Mesorhizobium sp. AR10 genome includes the window CCATAGCTATGTGACGCCTGCTGCCGCTCTGGCGGGCGATGCGCGGAAATGGTTCTCGGAGGTTGTGAGCAGCGAGATCGTACCGCTGCTCCAAGAGTACTGGTTCGATGCGCCCGAAAAGGTCGCATCTGCCCAGCAGAAACTGCTTGCAGGCCTTTGATGCAAGGGGGGGCCGCTGAGGCATCGACCTTACCTCAAAGCCGCCTGATCAGCAGCATCCCCGTGCGCAATATCTGGACGCTGTTTCTGTATGCATCAAACCTTGCGAGGTTCCACGGGCAGTATGCGGCGGAAGTTGAAGAGGCGCCGGACTTTCCGTCGCTGATAGCCCGCATTCTTTGCTATGCCGTCGACCGTCGAATGCGGCGCAATCTGAGCCGTGGTTATCAGAGCCGGAAGGAAGCCCTGACGCGCGTGCGTGGTAGGATAGACGTGCTGGCCACCTTTTCGCAGGACCTGCTCGGCAAAGGCATGGTGGCGTGCCGGTTCGAAGAGTTCACATATGATACGCCGCGCAACCGTCTGGTGAGGGCAGCGCTGGACGCTCTCTCGCCTAGGATAAACGATGGGCAGCTCAGGCATAATTGCTCGCGGCTTGCGGGCGATCTGGGACGGCAAGGGGTCGGTGGTATCAAGCCCTCGCGCGCTGCTCTCAGCGCCGACCGCCTCGGGCGGCATGATGCCGATGACCTGCTGATGGTAACGCTGGCAAAGCTGGTATTTGACCTCGTCCTGCCTACCGAAGATGCTGGTGGAAACGCCATGTCCAGAGTGGACAAGGACGAGGTTCTTGTCAGGAAGCTGTTCGAGAAGGCGGTCGGAAACTTCTACAAAATTGAGCTCCGTCATTGGGGCTGGACTGTTCAGCAGGGCAAGGCCTTACCGTGGCAGATCGACTTCCTCACGTGCCAGGCAGAGGAGCTGTTTCCCGGCATGGTGTCGGACATCATTCTTGAGAACAGAGAGACAGCGCATAGGGTCGTCATCGACACCAAGTTCACGTCGGTACTGGCGCAATCACAGTATCGTGACGCTGTTTTCAAGAGCGGCTATATCTATCAGCTGTACACTTATCTGCGGAGCCAGGAGCGGGCCGATGACCCGCTGTCGCTGACGGCGGAGGGGATGTTTCTGCATCCCGTTGTAGATGGCAGTCTTGATGAGAGTGTCAGGATTCAAGGGCATCGGATCAGGTTTGTGACCGTAGACCTGGCCCAGCCAACATCGGCCGTGTTCGATCGACTCATGGAACTCATACCGCAAGCGCACAAGAGTTGGCTTGGCTTAGAGTCGTCTGGGCGACATTGAACGAAAACAGGGCGGCTTCTAGGGATTGGACGGGATCTCCGCCAACGATTGAAATGAGGCAGATTTCCAGCCTAGGAGGTTTTTTGCCAGATCGTCCTGCTTCTAGGCCAATGTAACGCTACCGCCGACATAGGCACGAAGCTGCCATTCTTCGTAGGACCAGCTTTGCCCCCAAAACAAATAAGGCCCCTTCCGGGGCCTTGCGTATCATCCTCAGTGCCGGGCTCTAATCGCCCCTCACTTCCCCATCAGCTGCTTGGCATTCTCAGCCGCGATCGCTGTCGTCTCCACCGTCACAGTCGGCTCCACTGAAGTGGCGCAATCGAGCAGGATCTTTTTCGACATCTCGATCGCTTCCTTGACGCCCGTTGGGTAGGTGAAGGTTGCGACCCAGTCGCCCTTTGGCCACCGCCTCGATGCCGCCGGCCGGGCCTGGCAGGCCGTCGGTGCCGATGATCTTGACGTCCTTGCCCGCGCCCATGGCGGCGAGCAGCGTCCCGGCTGCCATCATGTCCTTGGAGGCATAGAGCACATTGATATCGGCTGGCAGCATGGCGGCGAAGGCGGTCTCGGCTTTGTCCGGCACCCAGTCGGCCCGCGCGGTTCTACTACTCCGAAAACCTCACGCTCACGCCGCGCTGCCGAAAATAAGCCTGCATCAACTTGCGGCCCTGGCGGTTGTTCTGCGCCAATTTGGTCGGATCGAACACCGCCTGTTTCATACCCTCTCGTGTCAGTGCTGCCTTGAGCGTCGCGATATGTGCGTCGATGTCGGCATTGTCGGCCCGCAGCGAGGCATAGATATTTTCGGTCGCCTCGGCCACGGTCAATTCGCTCACAGCTGTCGTCCTTTGGTTGGTTGGGCGGCGGCTTAGCACAGATTCGCGGCTCCGCCGATACCGATGAGACCGTCAGTGCACAGCCTGTTCGGCTACGACCTGGATCCTGGCGTTCTCCTTGACGCCGTCCTTGAAGCCGTTCAGCCGCTCGACCGCCGGCGTCGAGCTCGGCAGGGCCCTCAAGCCCCCACCGTCTCGTCCGCCATTCGGCAGAAGCGCGCTTGCAAACTGACAATATGATAGTGCGGATTTCGTAGGCAGTCTTGGAGGCAGCGACAGAAAAAGATGAAAATTGATCATCGAAGCGCTTGCGCAAGCGCTTCGATTGGATTAATTCAATCTCCGTGACGAATTTGGCGAAGTAGAAACGCACCGCCAAAATCGCCTTCGGAGGGTCAGCAACAGTCACTGTCGGCACACGTCGCGCCCGCGCTTCGTGGCGGCTTGGTGCTGCCTGTCATTGTCAGATTGAACCGGGAGGAAGTGATGAACATCAAGCAGAATGGACTGTCTCGCCGCACCTTCATGAGGGCTTCGGCGGCACTTGGCGCGACCGCCGTGGCGGCCGCCTCAGGAATCAAGGCGGCGCGGGCCGCGCCAGCCGAACTCAGGTATTTCTACCGGGCGCCATGGCCATCTTCGGAGGTCTATGCCAATTGGCTGATCGACGAATGGAACAAGAAGAACGGCGATCGGGTCCATGTCACCGGCGCCAGCGTCGACGGCGAGACCTACAAGACCAAGCAGACCATCGAACTGTCTTCGAGCAATCCGCCGGACCTTTTCTATTCCTGGGAAGGCGGACGCGGCAAGGAAATCGTCGACAACGGCTTCTCCGCCGATCTGACGCCCTACTACGAGAAATATGGGTGGGACAAGAAACTGAACCCGGCCGGCGTGACGCTGTCCGTCTACAACGGCAAGAAGCATTTCGTGCCGACGGAAATGTGCGCCTCAGTGGTCTGGTACCGCAAGGACATCTACGAGAAGCTTGGCCTCAAGGTTCCGACCACCTGGGACGAACTGATGGCCAACGCGCAGAAAGGCAAGGAAGCCGGCCTCGCCGCCTTCATGCTGGCCAACCAGAAGAAGTGGCCCTGGCAGTTCATGTGGTCGGCCATCCTCGTCAACAAGCATGGTCTCGACGTCTATGACGGGCTGATCAACGGCACCATTCCGTGGACCGACCCGCGTGCCGTCGATGTCACGGCCATGATGCAGAAGCTGGCCCAGGACGGCATGTTCGAGCCGTCGTTCAACTCGATCGATCTCGGACCTGCCATGGTGCCGTGGACGCAGGGCCAGGGCCTGCACTGGTATCAAGGCTCGTTCAATCTCGGCCGCTTCCGTGGCGACCAGCCGCAGTGCTGCGTCGTACCGATGGATTTCTTCCCGATGCCGGCATTTCCGGGCAAGAAGCCGATCATGTCGATCTTCGCCGAAGACACGATCATGATCCACGAAAACAGCCCCAACAAGGACGCCGCGGCGGAGTTCCTGGACTGGATGGTGTCCGACGAAGCGATGAGCAAGAAGCTCGAGATCGACAAGCCGTTCCCGTCGAACGTCAATTCCAACCTGTCGAGTCTGAGCGAGATGGAGCAGCGCCTCGGCAAGGCAATGGCCGAATCCGGCTCCTTCACCTTCATGCATGTCGACCATGCCACGCCGCCGGCGATCTCGGACAAATTCCTCGACGGCGTCCAGGGCGTTCTGGCCGGCGCCATGTCGCCGGAAGACGCGATGAAGCTGACCGAGGACGAGGCAGCGCGCGTCAAGAAGTCCTAGGCGATGACCGAGCGGGAGAGGCGCAACGCCCTTCTCCCGCGTCCTCCCCGGCGGCGGTGCACTTCGGCGCACCGCCGCTTGGCGGAACCGCTTGCAGGTGAGCCGGATGCCGGCACAGCCATTTCCCCAATCAATCGAAAGGCGCGATACCCATGGCCAGCAGCGCAAGGCGCTTCGATGACGGCGCCATCGTCGGCTACGCCCGCCAGCATGTGTTCGTAACCGTGTTCGGCGTCGCCGTGCCGCTGCTGGTGTTCGCCTGCTTCATCGGCTACCCGATCCTCTACACGATCTACCTCAGTTTCTTCGAATGGAACGGCATGGCGCCGCAGAAGAAATTCGTCGGCTTCGCCAACTACGCCTACCTGCTCCATGACAATTATTTCTACATAGCGCTGTTCAACAACGCCAAGTGGCTGGTCGTTTCGCTGGTTTTTCCGGTCTCGCTCGGGTTCCTGATCGCCTATGTGATGAAGGCGCGCCTGGTGTTTGCCCCATCGCTGCTGCGCACGATCGTCTTCTTTCCGGTGACCATGTCGCTGATCGCGGTCGGCCTGATGTTCCTCTTGATCCTCAATCCGGTATTCGGCGCCTTCGACACCTTGCTGCGGTCGGTCGGGCTCGGCTTCCTGGTGCATGAATGGTTCGGCGACTACCGCATCGCGCTCTACACGCTGGCGGTGATTTCGGGCTGGGCTTTCACCGGCATGCCGATGATCTTCTATTTCGCCGGCCTCGGCGACGTTCCGAAGGAAACATTCGACGCCGCACGCATCGAGGGCGCGGGACATTGGCGCATGATCCGCAGCGTTGCCCTGCCCCAGCTGCGTCCCGTCACGGCGATCATCGTCATGCTCACGCTGTTCGAATCGCTGCGCGCCTTCGACCTGATCGCAGTGCTGACCAAGGGCGCGCCGTTCGGCATGACCAACGTGCTTGGCTATCTCGTCTACATGGAGAGCTTCTGGAATTCCCGTTTCGGCTACGGCGCGGCACTCAGCGTCGTCATCCTGGTGATCGCCGGGTCGCTGGCGGCTGTCCTGCTCGGCAAGGTCCTGAAGGGTGCTTTCGATGTCTGACACGACCATGAACGCCGCAGCCATGATCGTCACCGGCCGCAGCCGCCTCGTTGCGATTCTGCCCAAGCTCGCCGCGACCGCGCTGATGCTGATCCTGGCGGCCGTATGGCTCGGACCGCTGGCTCTGATCGTGATGACATCGATCAAGTCGAACGCCGAATTCCTGGCAGGGCCCTTCGCCTTGCCGAAATCGCCGACCATCCAGCCCTACATCGATGTCTGGTTCGGGCTCGGGTTCGGCACGCTTTTGCGGAACAGCCTGCTCTATGCGACGGCCGGTTCGGCGCTTGCGGTGACGCTGGCGCTGGTCCCGGCCTTTGCGCTCAGCCGCATGAACGTTCCGGGGCGCAAGTGGATCTTCGGCCTGTTGCTGACCGGCCTCATGCTGCCGCAGCAGACGGTGCTGATCCCGCTCTACGACACGCTGCGCACATTCCACCTGCTGGATACCAAGATCGGCCTGATCATCGTTCACGGCGTCTATGGAATGCCCCTGCAGGTGCTGATCCTGCGCGGCTTCATGACGACAATTCCGCCGGAAATCGAGAAGGCCGCCTATGTCGAGGGTGCGACCGACTTCCAGGTTTTCTGGAAGGTGATCCTGCCGCTGTCGGTTCCCGGCATTCTCGTCGGCTACACGCTGAACTTCATCGCCATCTGGAAGGAGTTCGTGTTCGGGCTGGTGTTCCTCAACAGCGAGGACAATTTTCCGGTGACGGTCGGCATGCTGAAACTGAATAGCGACCGCTACCTCGCCGTCTTCAACCTGCCGGCCGCGGGTCTCGTCATCTCGCAACTGCCGATCGTCCTGCTGTTCATCCTCACGTACCGGCAGATCTCGGGCGGTAATCTCTCGGGCGCCGTGAAGGGCTGATGTCCATGGGCTTCTTGCAACAAGGAATTTGTAATGGCTGAAGTGTCCCTGAGGGATGTCGAGAAGCGCTATGCGATGGTGCCGGTGCTTTCCGGGCTGAACCTCGACATAGCGGATGGCGAATTCACCGTACTGGTGGGCCCGTCCGGCTGCGGCAAGACGACGACGCTGAACATGATCGCCGG containing:
- a CDS encoding ABC transporter substrate-binding protein produces the protein MNIKQNGLSRRTFMRASAALGATAVAAASGIKAARAAPAELRYFYRAPWPSSEVYANWLIDEWNKKNGDRVHVTGASVDGETYKTKQTIELSSSNPPDLFYSWEGGRGKEIVDNGFSADLTPYYEKYGWDKKLNPAGVTLSVYNGKKHFVPTEMCASVVWYRKDIYEKLGLKVPTTWDELMANAQKGKEAGLAAFMLANQKKWPWQFMWSAILVNKHGLDVYDGLINGTIPWTDPRAVDVTAMMQKLAQDGMFEPSFNSIDLGPAMVPWTQGQGLHWYQGSFNLGRFRGDQPQCCVVPMDFFPMPAFPGKKPIMSIFAEDTIMIHENSPNKDAAAEFLDWMVSDEAMSKKLEIDKPFPSNVNSNLSSLSEMEQRLGKAMAESGSFTFMHVDHATPPAISDKFLDGVQGVLAGAMSPEDAMKLTEDEAARVKKS
- the mcrC gene encoding 5-methylcytosine-specific restriction endonuclease system specificity protein McrC, which gives rise to MRNIWTLFLYASNLARFHGQYAAEVEEAPDFPSLIARILCYAVDRRMRRNLSRGYQSRKEALTRVRGRIDVLATFSQDLLGKGMVACRFEEFTYDTPRNRLVRAALDALSPRINDGQLRHNCSRLAGDLGRQGVGGIKPSRAALSADRLGRHDADDLLMVTLAKLVFDLVLPTEDAGGNAMSRVDKDEVLVRKLFEKAVGNFYKIELRHWGWTVQQGKALPWQIDFLTCQAEELFPGMVSDIILENRETAHRVVIDTKFTSVLAQSQYRDAVFKSGYIYQLYTYLRSQERADDPLSLTAEGMFLHPVVDGSLDESVRIQGHRIRFVTVDLAQPTSAVFDRLMELIPQAHKSWLGLESSGRH
- a CDS encoding carbohydrate ABC transporter permease, whose protein sequence is MSDTTMNAAAMIVTGRSRLVAILPKLAATALMLILAAVWLGPLALIVMTSIKSNAEFLAGPFALPKSPTIQPYIDVWFGLGFGTLLRNSLLYATAGSALAVTLALVPAFALSRMNVPGRKWIFGLLLTGLMLPQQTVLIPLYDTLRTFHLLDTKIGLIIVHGVYGMPLQVLILRGFMTTIPPEIEKAAYVEGATDFQVFWKVILPLSVPGILVGYTLNFIAIWKEFVFGLVFLNSEDNFPVTVGMLKLNSDRYLAVFNLPAAGLVISQLPIVLLFILTYRQISGGNLSGAVKG
- a CDS encoding carbohydrate ABC transporter permease, giving the protein MASSARRFDDGAIVGYARQHVFVTVFGVAVPLLVFACFIGYPILYTIYLSFFEWNGMAPQKKFVGFANYAYLLHDNYFYIALFNNAKWLVVSLVFPVSLGFLIAYVMKARLVFAPSLLRTIVFFPVTMSLIAVGLMFLLILNPVFGAFDTLLRSVGLGFLVHEWFGDYRIALYTLAVISGWAFTGMPMIFYFAGLGDVPKETFDAARIEGAGHWRMIRSVALPQLRPVTAIIVMLTLFESLRAFDLIAVLTKGAPFGMTNVLGYLVYMESFWNSRFGYGAALSVVILVIAGSLAAVLLGKVLKGAFDV